From the genome of Nicotiana tabacum cultivar K326 chromosome 2, ASM71507v2, whole genome shotgun sequence:
TAAATTAAGATGAGTTTGACCTTTTGTTTTAAGGTGTGTAAAAAAGCTTGGTATCCCTTTATTAAGAATCAGGTGCTGAACTTCAGATATAAGGGTGTCAACATTGTTCATTTTGTCAACAGAAATCCTTATTGCGTATAGTTGAATGTTTAAAAGTTGTCTGTAGAATTACTGGTTCATCTTTAGTTGAGCGCCTAAGACACCAAGCTCCTTGTACTAACCCTTTCTGAATGACAGACCAAGAAAATTGTTGACGCTCAGTTTGATAAGCTTCCATTTCATGGTCTTGGGAAGGAGTTATCTGCAAATTGGTGGAAGGGACTGGCTTACCAATTGATTTCACGTGGTATGTATGAGCAACTGTTATCAGTCATGCTTTTAAATGCAGTTGATATACCTCAGAGTCTCTTTCTTCCGGATCTCTGAACTGTTAGAAGAAAGAAGATAAAGCATCTGGAATCAACGAAATCTATAGCATTTACCTGATCCATGGGATTATAGTGTCAGAAAAAGAGAAATTGGCAAGCTCCTAGGTTTGGTCTAGTGATAAGAGCGCAACTCGTGATGAGTGGGTTAGGCACATGTCACGAGTACGAAACCTGCTGCAGACAAGAGTCTGATTTTTTCATTGGAGAATTGTAAAGGCGGACCCATTATCTGCCGAGTCCAAACCATGCGCCAATTGCTCCTCGGAGATTTCTCGGTTATCaaggaaaaaaagaagggagATTTGCAAGAAAGCGTGAGACATGATTTACACCTGAATCTTTTTATGGGTGCTCTTTTTGATAACCTAGAAATACCTTGAGGGCCGGTGGAGCACGGTTTCGAACTTAGTGGATAATATGCCCATCTACCCTTCTtcacttaaataccaggcttttgTCTGTGGTAGACCGAATCCTTGACGTGCCCCTAACCCACACATCACAAGCTGCGCCCCATACCACTAGACTTCAGTGTATCTATACTGGATGGATGGTCATAGGTTTCAGCGTATATATTCTTTCGAACAGTTGCTCCTTTTCCTTGTGAGATAGTGCTAAGTATTAAGTGTAAGGCCTTTTTCTTTCATCAACTTTGAATTGTAAGGGATTTTAACAAAAAATGTGCCTTGTTGCAGATTATTTGGTAGAAACCTTCAAAGATATGTACAAAACTGTGAGGTAGATACTTCCCTTATATGTCTGTTGGCTTCTACTAGGATTTTTTTAACATTTTCATATTATACTTCCGTCAACTGTGGATCCTCTCTTTAAATCCTTTTAGACATCTTGCTGTGTATCTACAAATGAATGACAGAATATTAAAAATTCATGCATCAGTGTCAGTGAAAAGGGTTTGCAGTTTCTAAGATCAAGTAGCCCTGATCATCAACCTCCACTGTTTTTGCCGGAGACTCCTGAAATGGATCTTgatgagaaaaatagagatacACCCAATGAAGTGAGTGAAATCGATGGCTTGGCTTCAAAGGAACTTGGAGTTTCACAAGTATGtgctctttcttttttccttttcttcagtcACCAATTGTGTGATTCATATAATCCCAATTGTTGCATCATCACTATTCTTTTCTTCGTATTAGTGTCTTCCAAGTCCTGAAAGGAATTATATACTGGTTCTTCTATCCAATATGGAATCAGGGGCAGAACCTCCTTGATGCAAGAGGGTTAGGGTTCACCCAAACATGCTTCGTCAAAATGTGTCTCTATATAGGTGTAAATTACATTCTATTATGTTTTGTAGCATAAATTGAACCTGTTAATACATTAACGAGCGTCAGCTCCACTAATTAAGCTGATTTATTCTCTAGGAGAGATAGGAGTGAGTCACTCCATTCCCCATTTGTTCTTTTAGGCCATTTTAGAAATAGATGATGGATATAACTGTCCTAGAGGCACATGCATTTTGCAATAGGAATTGGAGACACAGTAATTGGGGAAGACTCCTCTTTACTTTACCCCATTTAATGTAAGTATGTTTGGATTAAAAGCTTTTAAAGAGCTTTTAACAATAGGGATGGTGGGCTTTTGTAATGCTATAGTTAAAGGCATGACTGTTTTTACTCTATCTAAAGGCATGGTAGTTTAATGAGTAATCCAACAGAGATATTATTCTTATTCTTTTGAGCATGTTTTTGTTTATGAATAAGTAATTAAACAAAGATCTTAGTCTCATTCTTTTAAGACTGTACTTTATGTATTATAAGTTTGGTGCTCACAAACAATAAAAGCTTATAAGTTCATTAAATTTGTTGGAGTTTAATAAACAATTAGAATTATAAGAGTATAATAAATTGTTAGATTTTGATAAATGATTAGATAAATTAAACAGGTTTTTTGGGTTTAAGTAAAATTAATGACGAATCAATGAAATGTTAAATCTGTTCAAAGTAAAATTGGTTTAAATTAACTAGATAAATTGTTAAAGTAGTAAAACTTTTGTTAAAGTTAACGgaattgttgaattatttttgtattaaattAAGTTTGACCTCTCAAAGAGCACCCAATTAACAAAAATTGCCAATAAATCAGAGTGTTCGCATTCATTGAAGAGACAATCAACGACTCGATCTAAAATTTAacagtttttattttgtaattcgtgtttcttttttaaatttagaaaaagTTGACACAAAATGAGGTTGTTTTGTCCAATCATTTAAGAAAAAAGTGTGGCCTTAGGAGTTGCAGGCAGATCTGCCTTTCAAGTCCGACATCGCCTCCATTGCCGGTTACAATTGCAGTTCTGTTTAGCACTTGGCTGAAACTGCTTACTTAAAATCCTACATTTGCCAACTTTATGCAGTAAAGAACTTAATTAACCCCTCCAGATCTTAGTTCTCTGCCTCAGAGTTCTCTTGCTTATGCAAAATGGCAGAACTCAATTATCAAACATCCTCAGCTGGCCGTAGCTGCTGGGATGTTCTAATATGCTTCATGTACATCTTAGCTACTTACTGAACTTCATATAATGCTTGAAACTCCTTACACATCAGAATTGAACTCGAACTTGAAACAATGTATAATCCACATAAAAGTGCATATCCATAATTTCACAGGCTATCCAAATGTTTGGCTCAGacatttcaacttccaaaacttgaCTTCTGTATGGTTAAATCGAGTGGTGCCCACACTAATATATCTCTTTTCCTTGTGAATTGTTCAGGCTGAAACGCAATTGTACAAAATGCTTATAGAAGAGAGAATTAAGCTTGCCAGAGCTACTGGAACTGCTCCGTAAGTACATAATATAGTACACAGCTCATTCTTGTGGAATTTTGCCTTGACAAGTACCCACATGATATTTGAATTACAAAGGCTGCTACATGTATATTATGAAAGTATTTGTCTTGGATAGATAAGAGTGAGATACAAATTTATTTGTCCAGTTGTCACTTCCAGGTATGCAGTCTGTGGAGACCAAACATTGAAAAGGATAAGCTTGACCAGGCCTTCTACAAAAGCAAGACTAGCTAATATAGATGGTGTAAACCAGGTATACTTAGTAGTTGAATACTGGTATCTAAATACTTGTAACTGTTGCTTTACTGGTTGACGCATACCAGAAACTCCAAGGAATTATGCATTCAGTATAATGGGAAGTTTTGCAAAATGTGTGAGATAACCCTGGTAATTTAAGGGCCTTGTTTAACTTTGTGATGTTCGTATTACGTCACTTGTCAAACTCTGTGTAAGCTCCTTTCTATAATTTTCGTGCTCAGATGCCTACTTTTTGTGTTTGTTCTCTTTCCCGGTTGCACCATATCAGGAGGTTGATCCATGATTCACCTTTCTGCTTTATTTTTGGTGCCATCTTTATTGCTGGAACCACGCATCCTGCAAAGGATTATCTTATGTTAGACTCTACTTTGATTCCTGAATGTTATAACTGATTTTGCATCTGTTTCTTTTGGTGCACGCTATTGTTATCTGACTGTTTGGTGTTGCTGGAGTTGATTtctcaattctgttgcagcattTCATAAAACTGTATGGGGATAATTTTCTTCAAAGCATTAAGCGTCTATCAGAAGCTTGCAATCTTTCTTTGGATGGGGATTCAAGCAGTCAAACCTCTGTTCCCAGTAAGATTGTCACGGTTCCAAGCAGTAAAAAATTAACACCAGCAAAATTTGAAGCATGGAAGATGTGGCATGAGGATGGTCTTACGTTCAAAGAAATTGCTGTGAGTCATTATTAGGATTTATTGAATGCAACTCCAGCTTGTCTGTTACAATTCTTACATATTCTTTTCCATGTAGAATTTTCCTGGTAGAGCAGCAGCGATAAAGGAACAAACTGTGCTAGAGTATATACTCGAAGCTGCACGAGAGGGATACAAAATGAATTGGACCAGGTTTTGTGAGGAGACTGGGCTGACAAGAGAGACATTCTTGAGCATCCAGAATGCTGTCTCAAAAGTTGGTAAGGAAAAATTGAAGCCCATCAAAACTGAGTTACCAGAAGAGGTGAGGTCTACGTTGAAATCACTCATATTATAGATTGTTTGTAATTGTAGTGCATTCTTTATAGCTGAGGTATGTGGGGTTGCATGCCAACCATATTGTGGAAGCTAAATAATTGTTCTTGACAAGCAGGTAAGTTATGGTCAGATAAAGGCATACTTGACGATGCAAGAGGCAGGAGTATCAGCTGAAGTATTTTCATCCAATTATGAGCAAAGTTGCAATGGAGATGAATGTTTGAATGAAATATCAGAAATACTACAGAACATTCCATCTGACGTGCAGGGAGATGATGGCTTAGTTGAAGCACCTGTTGTCACTGGTACAAGGGGTGCTTCTCCTGGGAAGACTGAAGGAGCAGAATCTCATCTCCTGACTGAGACGAACAGGAAAGAAGCTGCATCCAGTGAAGGTGATTTGCTCATTCCTACAAAACGCCAAAGGGTCGAAGCAGCAGAAGTCAAAAGTTTTAGGACTCTGGATGCCACAGAAGAATCCATATTGAGCTGGCTCAAGAACTTTGATGATGGGGTAAGTACTGGTCCTTCGTAGTGACATTGAAATCTTAAGTTTTCATATTCCTTGTTGATGGAAGGACAATGTAGGATAACAAGATAAATATGCAGGTCGCCCTTTCTGATCTTTTGGAGCACTTCAACGGGGTCACTGAAAAATCTTTATTCGATCTGCTTAGTTACCTTGAAGGTGAGTTTTTGATATATAGGAAGAACAACCTATACAAGCTTATGTAATCAATCTTGGGGGAAGAATTGCTGTAATTGGTGAACTTAGTTAATGGCTCCTTCTTATAAATCTATTTCTACTCTGTTATTTGCCACCCATTTCTCCAAATAGTAAGGATCCTCAGAAAAGCTTGAATTCTGTTAAATTGGGAGCAAAGCGTCACTGGAATGGTTCCTAGATCACCAACAAAAAATGGCGAGAAGCTAGCAGCAGCCAACTTCTGTGTAAAGTTGTTGGATGATGGAATTCAATAGCATGATAGCTCCCGAACCGATAATAACAAAACACATACAAGCATAAAACAAAACATACGCGAAATTGACTAGTTATCTAATACGAACGTGTGACTATTACATTAATGTCTCCATTTTACTAGTGATTCGAACTTCATCTTTGCAGTAAATCTTTAACTCTTTGGTTCTATGAGTTATTCTGGGATTTACAAATACTGAATCATCTTCCTATAAGGCTGCGGTATTGATTGGGTTTAAAACTTCCACCTCAATTGTGGAGCAGGGAGCAAACCAAATGAACTAGCCCTCAACCCCATGGTTCTTGTTTTTCGTTTATACAAGCTAAGGCTAAATGTTCGGCTACTTACAAAATAAGGAATAATTCATTTAGGCTTAATAGGAGTAATCCGGATAAAAATCATCAAGGTATGTCAATTTAGGCCATGATTCAATAAGGAATATCCACTTTCATTTTCcaactcaaaaatctactaaGAATTTCACCTCAAAGTATAATCAAGATAAGTTCTAGATGTTCAAATAAATAGGAGAATTAGGCAATATAAGCCGACTATAATGCACTTCGAGTTAACAAATACTGTGATTTTAAATTTTCAATCACCAATAAGCAAGTATGAGTTTAGAAAAATACTTGTACAACTTATGAATGGTACTTAATCAAATATGTCTTTCCTAagtctatttttttttcatatctgACCAAGTTTTAGCTAGCGCATTTGCtagaagaaaacaacaaaaagttTTAAGAGGAGCTGGATTCAAAAAATTATGATCATAGCAAATAGTTGAATAGGAGATATAAAGAAGTAAATTAGATGAAGTTATGCTATGAATTAAAGCAACTAAAattgtttttaatatttttttcagaaaaaaaattctaaaacgCTCAAAagacaaaacacacacacacacacacattcatAACAACATATTCTCTACTTCACACTGAAATTGTGTCACGTGCCATGATGACACACAATTTACAACAAAAGGAGGTATTGGAGCTCTCCTCATTTTTTTTTCCTACCGCTAGAGCTTGTGAACTCCACTCCTAATTTCGAAATATTCTTTTTCTATGCTTATTGGGTTTATTTTTTTTGGAGCTCATTTGGCTAAGTACAACACAAAATATTTCTTTGTTTGCATATCGTGCTTGCCTTTTTCTTTCTTGGCCTCATCTCAAGTGGTAAAATAACTGTGCAGAATGATCCCTAGTTTCATTTTGCATTCTTCAATAGAATCCTTCTGTGCATTTTCCTGAAAATTCCTAataacaaaattcacaaaattataTTGATcataagaaaagaaattgaagaatGATGGTCAAATGGATATTCATTAGTTACATTCATGTTTATGATATCTTCTCATTTACTTCTAGATCAGCCAATTTTTGCGGATAAGAAAAGTGGGTTATAAACTCATCCCATGTAACAAGCCTCTAACGTTATCCATCTCGAATGAATCTGTTCTTTTAGGGTTGCACCATGACACAAGAAGGGGGACATAAATTGTGTCTTACAGATTTTCATAAATCAAAGAACCAAGTTCTTTGATGTACCCGGAACAGACACAAATAGCTAGTAAAGTATGGAATATAAGAACATAAtaatttttatgtggaaaacctTCTTGCTCAATGGAGTAAAAACCACGAGCTACCATCGTAATATTTTCCATCAAACTTCACTAACTCCAAAGAGCTATTTTAGATTATAACTCAATAACCAAGGAGACTAATTCTAGTACCCTACCCCGACAATCAACCTAATTGCATCGATCCAAACTAACTCTAGTTTAGAAAGCGAAacaaattttttaatattttattgctAACCTATGATTACCCTTCTCAAAAGCAAATACTTTAAAATTTCACGAACAACATACTCAACCTAACAACTAAAGAACTGGCAGCTACGTCTTCTGGAATATGTTCTTTAGTTGAGCAGCTTTAATGATTTGAGAGCACCTTCTTGCCCTAGATGCTATTGCCAACAATGAATCCTTGATTTGTGTGAATAACATTAGTTGTAGGCGGCATCAATAGGTCTCTTTATGTAGGCATGAGGGTAGCCAAAATCCTTCTCCAATTAATACTCCAAAATCTAAAATATTTCGATTAAAGAAATACTCTCCTAGCTTAATTTGGTTTCCTTATTTCTTTCCACCACCTCAACCTTTTCCTTCCATGCAAGTTATTTCTTATTTGTAAAAGTTCTTTTAGTATATGGATTCCTCCAACCAAGATCTTTCCTTGTTATGCACGAAGTGACTTTTTTTTTGGAATCCAACTTATACACATATTCAATCTTCACGTGTCTAATTAGCATTTGACGTTTTCCTTCTATGAACATGGTTCTCTTTGTTATTTTCATATTACATCTGCTCACCAGTTTAGTAGTATAGTATCCTGTCTAAGAAATCTTGTTCTTTTAATATAGTTGATTACagtttgtcaatcatcaaaacatatTCATATTCGAACATGCTCAACTTAATaaaatttttcctttttgaagAAGAACTTAAGAACCAGTTTCTCTATCAGCACTCTTCTTTTGATTTGTCCATATTTTCACAAGTGTAAGAGATTGGCCTTTCATTCATCGCAACCCTATACATGGGTATAAGACATTTTAAAATTCCTGCAAACAAATAGACTTTGAACGATATCATCAACTCAAGTGCATAAGGACTAGGTTTATTAATCAGCACAACATAAGACATCATGCACATCTTTaactttccccttttggcatcatagaAAAGGCCAAAAGTGAGAATTAGTGATATCAACTCATGGCCTCAAGGTCTACATTAACATGTGCACAATAGTAAAAGCTCGAATATTTAATCCAATGAAAAATTATCCAACTTGAAAGAGACAACTATAACCCTAAACATAAATTTATCTTCATGAAAAGCTGTACCACATTAAGCCAAAATGGCCCAAACCAAAATACGATTGAGCAAGCACATCAAACTGCcacacataaataaataaataaaagtaacaATCCAGGACTAGACTGGGATAATTAAGAGGACCGATGACCAGGTTCTTTGCTAGAAGAGGTTTTTCCCTAAGTAAGCCCAGAATCTTGTCAACGCACGAAACAGCAACAACTTGCTCTTGCTTTATCTCTTCTTTAACCCTCATGTTCTCTTCCTTCAAGGAAACAATTTCAGCACCCAtgttctttttctcttcatttgCAACAACCAATTTTTTCAACAAATTTGTGACCATAATTTTGCTCTTTGTGCCTGATAATCTCGCAATGTCACATTCCCTCAAGGTCTTCTCATCAAACATGTCATTCTTTGTCCCTTTATTTGATCCTCT
Proteins encoded in this window:
- the LOC107791025 gene encoding uncharacterized protein LOC107791025 isoform X1; this translates as MHSILKKYFGYTEFRPYQKEIIEKILDGKDCLVVMATGSGKSLCYQVPPLISEKTALVISPLISLMQDQVMALKQRGIKADYLSSAQTDRGVQTNAELGHYDVLYMTPEKACALPNSFWSRLLKAGMCLLAVDEAHCISEWGHDFRVEYKQLDKLRNVLLNVPFVGLTATATEKVRSDIMNSLQMKDPHVAIGSFDRKNLFYGVKSFSRSSQFVDQLVEEISKYVDNANSTIIYCTTVKDTEEIFKSLHEAGIKAGIYHGQMANKAREEAHRSFIRDEFYVMVATVAFGMGIDKPNIRYVIHYGCPKSLESYYQESGRCGRDGIPSVCWLYYTRSDFAKADFYSAEARSAAQRKAIMEAFSAAQHYCMLSTCRRKYLLDYFADEYAHDDCGNCDICTSSMKEKDLSREAFLLMACIQSCGGRWGLNLPISILRGSRTKKIVDAQFDKLPFHGLGKELSANWWKGLAYQLISRDYLVETFKDMYKTVSVSEKGLQFLRSSSPDHQPPLFLPETPEMDLDEKNRDTPNEVSEIDGLASKELGVSQAETQLYKMLIEERIKLARATGTAPYAVCGDQTLKRISLTRPSTKARLANIDGVNQHFIKLYGDNFLQSIKRLSEACNLSLDGDSSSQTSVPSKIVTVPSSKKLTPAKFEAWKMWHEDGLTFKEIANFPGRAAAIKEQTVLEYILEAAREGYKMNWTRFCEETGLTRETFLSIQNAVSKVGKEKLKPIKTELPEEVSYGQIKAYLTMQEAGVSAEVFSSNYEQSCNGDECLNEISEILQNIPSDVQGDDGLVEAPVVTGTRGASPGKTEGAESHLLTETNRKEAASSEGDLLIPTKRQRVEAAEVKSFRTLDATEESILSWLKNFDDGVALSDLLEHFNGVTEKSLFDLLSYLEGEFLIYRKNNLYKLM
- the LOC107791025 gene encoding uncharacterized protein LOC107791025 isoform X2 — its product is MQDQVMALKQRGIKADYLSSAQTDRGVQTNAELGHYDVLYMTPEKACALPNSFWSRLLKAGMCLLAVDEAHCISEWGHDFRVEYKQLDKLRNVLLNVPFVGLTATATEKVRSDIMNSLQMKDPHVAIGSFDRKNLFYGVKSFSRSSQFVDQLVEEISKYVDNANSTIIYCTTVKDTEEIFKSLHEAGIKAGIYHGQMANKAREEAHRSFIRDEFYVMVATVAFGMGIDKPNIRYVIHYGCPKSLESYYQESGRCGRDGIPSVCWLYYTRSDFAKADFYSAEARSAAQRKAIMEAFSAAQHYCMLSTCRRKYLLDYFADEYAHDDCGNCDICTSSMKEKDLSREAFLLMACIQSCGGRWGLNLPISILRGSRTKKIVDAQFDKLPFHGLGKELSANWWKGLAYQLISRDYLVETFKDMYKTVSVSEKGLQFLRSSSPDHQPPLFLPETPEMDLDEKNRDTPNEVSEIDGLASKELGVSQAETQLYKMLIEERIKLARATGTAPYAVCGDQTLKRISLTRPSTKARLANIDGVNQHFIKLYGDNFLQSIKRLSEACNLSLDGDSSSQTSVPSKIVTVPSSKKLTPAKFEAWKMWHEDGLTFKEIANFPGRAAAIKEQTVLEYILEAAREGYKMNWTRFCEETGLTRETFLSIQNAVSKVGKEKLKPIKTELPEEVSYGQIKAYLTMQEAGVSAEVFSSNYEQSCNGDECLNEISEILQNIPSDVQGDDGLVEAPVVTGTRGASPGKTEGAESHLLTETNRKEAASSEGDLLIPTKRQRVEAAEVKSFRTLDATEESILSWLKNFDDGVALSDLLEHFNGVTEKSLFDLLSYLEGEFLIYRKNNLYKLM
- the LOC107791025 gene encoding uncharacterized protein LOC107791025 isoform X3; amino-acid sequence: MKKDVSNSVFIASFHQDIFVLPCGVYFCLEGVEYKQLDKLRNVLLNVPFVGLTATATEKVRSDIMNSLQMKDPHVAIGSFDRKNLFYGVKSFSRSSQFVDQLVEEISKYVDNANSTIIYCTTVKDTEEIFKSLHEAGIKAGIYHGQMANKAREEAHRSFIRDEFYVMVATVAFGMGIDKPNIRYVIHYGCPKSLESYYQESGRCGRDGIPSVCWLYYTRSDFAKADFYSAEARSAAQRKAIMEAFSAAQHYCMLSTCRRKYLLDYFADEYAHDDCGNCDICTSSMKEKDLSREAFLLMACIQSCGGRWGLNLPISILRGSRTKKIVDAQFDKLPFHGLGKELSANWWKGLAYQLISRDYLVETFKDMYKTVSVSEKGLQFLRSSSPDHQPPLFLPETPEMDLDEKNRDTPNEVSEIDGLASKELGVSQAETQLYKMLIEERIKLARATGTAPYAVCGDQTLKRISLTRPSTKARLANIDGVNQHFIKLYGDNFLQSIKRLSEACNLSLDGDSSSQTSVPSKIVTVPSSKKLTPAKFEAWKMWHEDGLTFKEIANFPGRAAAIKEQTVLEYILEAAREGYKMNWTRFCEETGLTRETFLSIQNAVSKVGKEKLKPIKTELPEEVSYGQIKAYLTMQEAGVSAEVFSSNYEQSCNGDECLNEISEILQNIPSDVQGDDGLVEAPVVTGTRGASPGKTEGAESHLLTETNRKEAASSEGDLLIPTKRQRVEAAEVKSFRTLDATEESILSWLKNFDDGVALSDLLEHFNGVTEKSLFDLLSYLEGEFLIYRKNNLYKLM